GAAATTATACCCACCAGTGATGCAAAACCCACTGCAGCTAATGCAAGCCATAACGGGATAATGGATATTTGGTTCTGGGCCCCAGGCATACTCCAGCCTATATCTAAAAAGCTTATACCTGCACGGTTAAGTAAGAATGAAGCACCATAGCTAAAACCAATACCTAAAATTCCGCCCAAAAAACCTATCATTGCAGACTCAAGCAAAAACAACCTTCTAATGTCTCCCAGGATACATCCTAAAACCTTCATGATACCGATTTCCCGGGTTCTTTCATAAATAGACATTATCATGGTATTGGTAATACCAAGGGCTGCAATAAACAAAGCTACAGCTCCTATGGCTCCAAGTACCGTCCTAATGGTTTTGGTAGCATTAAGCATTTGCCTCAATATATCAGTGAGGCTGTATGCTCCATAGCCCATTTCTTTAATGGTTTTTTGTACCCTCTCCACATCTTCCAGTTTCTTCACCTTAACCCATGCTTGCTCATAGCTCTGAGTGCTGCTTCCTGAAAGAGGCCCATAAGATATCCTGCCTGGAGTTCTTGTATTTCTGTTGTTTGCCTGTATCAGTTTTTTAAGGTAATCAATGTTAATATAAGCGGAATAATCCTTTTCATTCTGTCCCTGCTCTAAAAGTCCCACGACCTTAACTTCAATAGGCCTGTTTCTTTTATCTCGTACCTGCTCTTGCCTTTCCCGTGCATATTTCTCGCCATAACTCATATCAAACGTCATAACAATTTTATCATTAAAAACATCCACATTAGGTGTTTCCTGCCCCATAGTATCGTAGTACCAATACCGGGTACGGGAGCTGGGATTGTAGAAATTATTTGGAATACTATTTCCAAAAACTAAAGAGTTTGTATCCTCCGGTGTAAGAAGCCTTCCCTCACTCAACTTAAAGTCAAAGGCCTGCATGGCATTGACATTTATACCTACCACTTGAATATAAGCAACATATTTCCCCGATACAAACTTAAGATAGGAATGGAGCAAAGGGGTAACAGCTTCAACCCCTTCAATCTGTGCCATCTTTTCTAAGGCTTTATCATCCAGTGTATTTCTTTGCACATTACCCCCCTTTACGGCTACTTTCTGAGTTTCATTTTCAACCTCAGGGACATAATAGGTATTTACGGTAATCAAATTAAGGCTTCCCATCATGCTTACCTGTTTTTTAAAACTTTCATTCATGCCTATTCCAAGAGAGAGCATAACAACTATTGATGCGGTACCTACGATAACACCCAGCACAGTCAATATGGTTCTTACTTTCCTTCTCCATAAATTCCTGAAAGCCATTCCAATAATATCAATGCTATTCATCGAAAGTCATGCCCGCCTTTCTTATCCGCCTCCTGCGGAGGATAATTATTAATACAACTATAATTACAATCAATCCGCCACCTGCAATTCCAATATTTAATGGGGTAAACAAATTTTTTTGTTGCTCTGTTCCAGGCATTCCTCCCGGGAATTTATCTACCATTTCGCCACCTTCATGGGGCACTTGAGGCCTCTCCATGGGCATGACATTGATATTTATCTCCTGTCTCATTTCATTCTTGTTTCCGGCCTCATCTTCAAAACTAAAAACAATAGCTCCCTTTACTTCTCCTGTAGTTAAAGGAGTAATCATACTCTCAAAATAGTCACTTCTGCCCGGCTCAAAATTACCTGCAAAATAATTGGCACTTTCAGCTTGCAATCCTTCTCCTTCAAATTTAACCATAAGATTGTATAAAGTGCTTTTGCCCATATTAAAAAAGTCCAGAAATATTGGTATTGGCTGACCTTCCATAATAGATTGGGGCAGATTTAGCTGGCCCATAACAAGCCTCTGTTCTTGCTTTACAGGAATACTTATTTTTTCGGAGGCAGTGTATTGGTTGCCTTTCTCATCTTCATATTCAAAATTAATATTCAAAATGTGAGATTTTGGCGCAGCATCGGATTTAGGATACAATTCAACCTCCCTTTCAACTATACTCTGTATTCCCATACTTTCAATAAAAAAGGTGTTACTGCTGCTGGTTGGAATGAATACGCCTTCATCTGCGAAAAAAGTTACCTTAATATTTCTTACAGGCAGTAATTTGCTTGTATTAAGGAAAGCCAAACTTAACATGAAGTTCTGTCCCGCTTTAACCTCTCCAGGTTCGAAGGAATATCTGCTTATTATAATTTTAGGCACTGTCTTTTCTTCGATTTCTTTCTCTTCTTCCTTCTTTTCCACATAAACACCTGCATACCTGGTTAGTGAATACTTATCTACCTTGCCTTCTACATTTTGTCCGTCTCCATTCTCATCTTTTACTTCTATATCCTCATATTCTATATTTATTGTTATTAAATGGTTTTTAGTAATTGCACCCTTATCTGCAAAAAGTGTAAACTTCAAGTCCCTTGATTGTCCTACTCCCAAAGAGTCAAAAATAACCGTACTCATAGATTTTGGTAAAATTCCGGTGTCGCATGTTAATGCAACTTTTACATTACGTGCTTCATCTTTGCCTATATTCTCAAGGGAAAAACTTAAATCGAACTCTTCGCCGGCTTGGATTGTGCTGGTCGGAAAATCCAAATCCCTCAATATAAGCTCCGGTTTTGTTTCTTCTTCTTTTACTTCCTCTTTTTGATTGATACGAATGAAAAACAGGTACTCTTCCGAGTAAGGATTTCCTACTCCATCCTTGTATTCCACTCTTGCTTTGAGAGAAACACTACTACCCGTAAATCTTTCCGATATAATCAACATGTATTCAACTTTGCCCTCTCCCTGGCCGTCAATCTGTTGTATGTATTTGGGAACAGCAGACCTATATGTAGTTACTCCTTCGCTGCTCAATCCTTCCAAATCAACTTTAATATCCTTGGCCGGTAAAGAACCTTGGTTTTTAAAGAATAATGCCAGGCTCATAATATTCCCGGGCGACGGATCGTTACTATAAGTTTGAATATTTCCCAAAATAAGCTTCGGAGGAGTTTTGTCATTTACAATCTTAATATATATCGTTTCAGTTGATGTAAATAAATTATTGTAAATATTATAATATTGGTAATTAAGTGTTATCGGGTAAAGCCCTTCCTTTGCATCAGGTTTTATTTTTATTTTATAAGAAACCTTATCTTCCTTATTGGCTTGTATCTTCTCTATATTGCAAGCTAAAGCTATCTGATCAAAAGTAAAAGGCAGAGCGTTTACATTGCTTGTATCTATAGCCACATTTATGTTTTTAGCTTCATAAATACTATCGTTGACTAAAGGAAGGCTCAAAACAGTATCCTCGCCGGCTTTAAAAGCAGGCATTGGAATATCGCTTTTTATATTAATGCTTGGTTTATACTTCGTCGTGTCCGGAACAGTATTATCACTTCTGTCACTTTGGGTTTCTACATAAACATTCCAGCTGGTTGTAGCATTATCAGATACACCTTCTATCTTATAATCGCATATAAATCCTAAAGATACAAAATTATTCGTCCCGTTATAAACAAATTGTAAAGTAAATTTGCGTTCACCGGGGCTGGCAAGAGTGCCGTCCGCAACTATTTCCCAACCATAACCGATAGGTGAAAGAGATTCCTGTTGCAATGTAGATAAAGAAATATTACTAAGTTCTTTTCCTGAATTATTAATAAGTTTTACTGCAACTGTGAACAACTTACCTTTTTGTGCAACTTTATCCGAGGCATTTTCATCGACAACCAACTTTACAACCCCATTTTCTTCCTGAGCCTCTGCAAGCGGTGCCCAGAGCATTGTAAATAAACTAAAAGTAATTAATAAATACACAATAACAACTTTAAAAACACGCATATCCTTTAATCCTCTCATATTATCCTCCCTAATTTTTTGCACTGTTTGTTTCAATTCTCTCAATCCTTCCGTCTCTAATATAGAATATCCTATCCGCATACCTTGCAATGTCAATATCATGAGTCACAATTATTAAAGTTTGATTATTTTTCCTTGCCATTGAAGTAATAAGGTCCATAACTTCCTTTGTAGTTTTTGTATCAAGGTTTCCTGTAGGCTCATCAGCAAAAACAATTTCCGGGTTGCTCACAAAAGCCCGTGCTATTCCAACCCTTTGCTGCTGCCCACCGCTCATCTGGGTTGGTTTGTGTTTAAGGTGGGTTTCCAGCCCCACTCCTTTTAACATTTTTCTTGCCCGCTTATCTCTTATAACTTTGGGAATTCCCTTAAAGGTCAAAGGAAGGCTTACATTTTCAAGAGCAGTTAAAGTTGGCATAAGATTATAAGATTGAAATACAAACCCCACATAATCCTGTCGGAATTTTGCAAGTTTCCTCTCGCTCAGCTTATGTATTTCCATGTTTTTAATAATAATGCTGCCTTTTGTAGGTTTCTCCAAACCTGCCATAAGGTGCAGCAGGGTAGATTTTCCCGAACCGGATGTACCAAGGAAACAACAGAACTCTCCTTTCGGTATATTTAAACTAATATTATCTAAGGCGACAACTTTTTCATTTCCTATTCTGTATACTTTTCGTACATCCTGAAGTACAATTATATTTTCCAAATATCCTCACACCCCCTTTAAAAAGCATTTTATCAAGGCCTTACCATTAATTGATTAAAATTTTGTTAAAAATATAATTACCTTCAATTTATAATCAGTAATTTTAGACGTATAAGAATTAGATAAAGTTTCAATTACAGTAAATGTTTTTACAGTTTATTTAAAAAAATTCAATTAACTTAAAATTTAAACTTATAAAAAATGAAGGAGAAGCTCTCTCCTTCCCCTTTTCAATGCCCCAGGCCTTTTATTTTAACCTATGCACCAAAAAGTATACTTCTAACAGTCTTCACCGCATATTTCATTTTTAGCATTTATATAACTTTCATATGTATTACTATCAAAACAAACAATAAAAACTTTTGAAATACTATTACCTTCATCAGCTTCCAGGAACTTGTTTATTTCATTTACTGCAATTCTTGCAGCCCTGTTTACAGGGAAACCATAAGCGCCGGTACTTATTGAAGGAAAGGCAATTGTCTTAATATCATTTTCTATAGCAAGCTTAAGAGAATTTTTGTAACATAGTGCCAATAATTCATCTTCTCTATCATTCCCGCCCTTCCATACAGGACCAACAGTGTGTATTACATATTTCGCCGGGAGATTATACCCCTTTGTGATTTTTGCCTCTCCCGTTTCACAACCGCCCAAGGTTTTACATTCTTCAAGAAGCCCGGGACCTGCAGCACGGTGAATAGCTCCATCTACCCCACCGCCACCCAGAAGGGTTTTATTTGCAGC
The genomic region above belongs to Bacillota bacterium and contains:
- a CDS encoding ABC transporter permease, producing MNSIDIIGMAFRNLWRRKVRTILTVLGVIVGTASIVVMLSLGIGMNESFKKQVSMMGSLNLITVNTYYVPEVENETQKVAVKGGNVQRNTLDDKALEKMAQIEGVEAVTPLLHSYLKFVSGKYVAYIQVVGINVNAMQAFDFKLSEGRLLTPEDTNSLVFGNSIPNNFYNPSSRTRYWYYDTMGQETPNVDVFNDKIVMTFDMSYGEKYARERQEQVRDKRNRPIEVKVVGLLEQGQNEKDYSAYINIDYLKKLIQANNRNTRTPGRISYGPLSGSSTQSYEQAWVKVKKLEDVERVQKTIKEMGYGAYSLTDILRQMLNATKTIRTVLGAIGAVALFIAALGITNTMIMSIYERTREIGIMKVLGCILGDIRRLFLLESAMIGFLGGILGIGFSYGASFLLNRAGISFLDIGWSMPGAQNQISIIPLWLALAAVGFASLVGIISGAYPASRAMRISALDAIRNE
- a CDS encoding ABC transporter ATP-binding protein, producing the protein MENIIVLQDVRKVYRIGNEKVVALDNISLNIPKGEFCCFLGTSGSGKSTLLHLMAGLEKPTKGSIIIKNMEIHKLSERKLAKFRQDYVGFVFQSYNLMPTLTALENVSLPLTFKGIPKVIRDKRARKMLKGVGLETHLKHKPTQMSGGQQQRVGIARAFVSNPEIVFADEPTGNLDTKTTKEVMDLITSMARKNNQTLIIVTHDIDIARYADRIFYIRDGRIERIETNSAKN
- a CDS encoding O-acetyl-ADP-ribose deacetylase, yielding MQKLVIIEGDITTVKVDAIVNAANKTLLGGGGVDGAIHRAAGPGLLEECKTLGGCETGEAKITKGYNLPAKYVIHTVGPVWKGGNDREDELLALCYKNSLKLAIENDIKTIAFPSISTGAYGFPVNRAARIAVNEINKFLEADEGNSISKVFIVCFDSNTYESYINAKNEICGEDC